A stretch of Arachis hypogaea cultivar Tifrunner chromosome 15, arahy.Tifrunner.gnm2.J5K5, whole genome shotgun sequence DNA encodes these proteins:
- the LOC112751896 gene encoding U-box domain-containing protein 28: MAKVRDKLYVTVPSLFRCPISMDVMRSPVSLCTGVTYDRSSIQRWLESGHDTCPATMQILPSKDFIPNLTLHRLIRLWLLSAAGEPSSPSETRISAASDRLRALLAGIQTDAEDFAASLSELAEFSRFSAENRRVLVSFPGFDSAITRALAGSRSRIEASENVIAVLDLVLRENGSSDSGVLERIRRSILDCREDCLAAIAFALENGSAKSKVASVRVLEFLAGDFQSKRWIAETRGLLSQLVKLLYDGTEELNGAVLSLLASVSVTQSAKAELVRSEIVKALSKTLQSAASSGSMAEKCLKMLAVVATCADGRAAMGGDLSCAAGVVERLAKAGKAATEDAVAVLWSLCCLCGNEKVRDEVAKRNGVAVVLLVMQRGCEGHVRSMCVDLIKVLRKNGLPLPLKLSYDTQTTHIKPC, translated from the coding sequence aTGGCAAAGGTAAGGGATAAGCTATACGTCACTGTTCCGAGTTTATTCCGATGCCCAATTTCGATGGATGTGATGAGGTCTCCCGTAAGCTTATGCACCGGCGTCACATACGATCGGTCCAGCATCCAGCGCTGGCTCGAATCTGGTCATGACACGTGTCCTGCCACCATGCAGATCCTCCCTTCCAAGGACTTCATCCCAAACCTTACACTCCACCGCCTCATCCGCCTTTGGCTCCTCTCCGCTGCCGGAGAACCTTCATCGCCATCCGAGACACGGATATCCGCCGCAAGCGACCGCCTCCGCGCTCTCCTCGCCGGAATTCAAACCGACGCAGAGGATTTTGCCGCTTCGCTCTCTGAGCTCGCCGAATTTTCAAGATTTTCCGCCGAAAACCGCCGTGTCCTGGTGAGCTTCCCCGGATTCGATTCCGCCATCACTCGCGCCCTCGCCGGAAGCAGGTCGCGGATTGAAGCTTCGGAAAACGTGATCGCGGTTCTGGATTTGGTTCTCAGGGAGAACGGGAGTTCCGATTCCGGTGTCCTAGAGAGGATCCGACGGTCTATACTCGATTGTCGCGAAGATTGCTTAGCAGCGATCGCTTTTGCTCTTGAGAATGGATCTGCGAAATCGAAGGTCGCATCGGTTAGAGTTTTGGAATTTCTCGCCGGCGATTTTCAATCCAAGCGGTGGATCGCAGAAACGCGAGGCTTATTGTCACAGCTCGTAAAGCTTCTGTACGACGGAACTGAGGAGCTAAACGGCGCCGTTTTGTCGCTTTTGGCTTCGGTTTCGGTGACTCAGTCTGCGAAAGCCGAGCTTGTTCGTTCCGAAATCGTCAAGGCCTTGTCGAAGACGCTGCAGAGCGCCGCCTCCAGCGGTTCCATGGCGGAGAAGTGCCTGAAAATGCTGGCGGTGGTGGCGACGTGCGCTGATGGCAGGGCAGCGATGGGCGGAGATCTTTCATGCGCTGCGGGAGTGGTGGAGAGACTGGCAAAGGCAGGGAAGGCGGCGACGGAGGACGCGGTGGCGGTGCTGTGGAGCCTGTGCTGCCTTTGCGGTAACGAAAAGGTGAGGGATGAGGTGGCGAAGCGAAACGGCGTCGCAGTGGTGCTTTTGGTTATGCAGAGAGGATGTGAGGGTCACGTGAGGAGCATGTGCGTGGATTTGATTAAGGTTCTGAGGAAAAACGGGTTGCCATTACCACTAAAATTAAGCTATGACACTCAAACTACTCATATTAAACCTTGCTAA